A genomic stretch from Lathyrus oleraceus cultivar Zhongwan6 chromosome 2, CAAS_Psat_ZW6_1.0, whole genome shotgun sequence includes:
- the LOC127122554 gene encoding uncharacterized mitochondrial protein AtMg00810-like, producing MSYFLGIEVNQTDEGIFISQKKYAKYVLKKLKMESCKPMLTSVEERLKLERESGGDLVNSTNFRRLVGSLSSSKLELVGYTDNDWAGEAETCKSTSSYVFHLRAGVFSWCSKKQQVVTLSTAKAEYIAATNCAT from the exons ATGTCTTATTTTCTAGGCATTGAGGTGAACCAGACAGATGAAGGAATAtttatttcacaaaagaaatatGCAAAATATGTGCTAAAGAAGCTCAAGATGGAATCATGCAAGCCGATGCTGACTTCAGTGGAAGAAAGATTGAAGTTGGAAAGAGAAAGTGGCGGTGATCTTGTCAACTCAACTAACTTCAGAAGATTAGTTGGAAGCCTCAG TTCTAGCAAGCTAGAGTTGGTTGGATACACAGACAATGATTGGGCTGGTGAAGCCGAAACTTGTAAAAGTACTTCAAGTTATGTTTTTCATCTTAGAGCTGGTGTTttttcttggtgttccaagaaaCAACAAGTAGTTACACTGTCAACAGCAAAAGCAGAGTACATTGCAGCAACAAATTGTGCTACTTAA